The following DNA comes from Procambarus clarkii isolate CNS0578487 chromosome 23, FALCON_Pclarkii_2.0, whole genome shotgun sequence.
gatttaactatataacctgagcttgtaaaagcaccttaatcaccttcagtgattaagtgcttaattgcacactagtttctctatcagctatctcagcctgtcagagtaaaagagacaaagctatgtgaatgcatgtgtgtgtgtttatgtatatgtatgtgtataaagcatatatggaagctgatcagaattacgtctcacctttgtaaatgcacattaatgacaagaTTAATGTAAAAgatacatcgaacactttatgtagggcatgcgtaaatctgtgtatctatgtatttacgtatgtaggttagcttagcattttaaaagcaccgaattaccttctgtggttgattgttcaataaacccctgaactatatgtttaacacatattTAACccggtccatggaggacagaagaaaatgtatatatgtggttagcattgtaactgtgtggccacgtctgtggtagaaaataataataataaaaaaaaattgtatcacCACCATCGAtttcatcaccaccagccatggcatcaccaccagccatggcatcaccaccagccatggcatcaccaccagccatggcgtcaccaccagccatgtcgTCACcatcagccatggcatcaccaccagccatggcatcaccaccagccatggcatcaccaccagccatggcatcaccaccagccatggtatcaccaccagccatggcatctccACCAGCCATGTCGTCAACATCAGCCATGTCGTCATCACCAGCCAattcgtcaccaccagccattgccTCACTACCAGCCATGGTCTCACCACCAACCATGGCCTCACTACCAACCATGgcctcaccaccagccatggcatcatcaTCAGCCCTGGCGTTaccaccagccataatatcatccaTAGACACGGCGACACCAACAGACATAGCTTCACCGCCAGCCATGGAGTCAATATCAgaaatggcatcaccaccagccatggagaCACCACCATCCATAGAATTGCCACAGCCATTGCGCTACCACCAgccgtgacgtcaccaccagctatggcatcaccaccagccatgtcgTCGCCAGCATCCATAACATCATCACTAGACATTGCAAACCCAACAGCCATGGCCTCGCCACCTGCCATGGCATCGTCACCACCGGCCATGACGTCACCACCAGCTGTTGTGGAATGTGACTTTAACTCAactctattaatatataattaagAAATCGAAATACTCAAAGGACcatccacttttgagaaaagagggaaaacaaataaatGGAATATACGACTGACACTGTggtaccagtgcctatggatgttAGATTATTTGGTAATTATTTGAAGAGTATGAATGGactgtaataataattaattgagaGTTTAAATCTTCAAACTTCAACActggggggtattactagaaatAATATATATCTAGGATAACGACTGGtgctggttcgtcaccagttggtTAATTACATCAATACAGATTATAGAATCAGAAATTAAATGTAGATTCAATATGATGATAATATAGTAAGATTATTAAGCCTATGAAATAAATTGTCAAATCATAGGATATTATATATGAAACATTGCTACACACTGAGAAACAAAATATTAGATTTATGTAAtttctcttagaatattatatgtATAAGAAATGCAAATACATAATAGAAATAATATTAGCATCAGTCTAAGAAATCTACAAAAGAGAGACAGTAAGACTTAGTTGTAAGAAGACTTCACTAAACCCGTTTCACTGTTTGAATACTCGTAGACGTGATCACATTGCCCAAATAATGGATGATACACCAATAGGGAATGTCGTGTGTAGAGGAAGAATTTCTCTGCTTGTCCTCACCAACACACTGTAATCACAAAAATGTTATAGAATTTGACTGGGCTAGAGATTTATTCCACTATTCATTAAAACTTGAGAATAACGTGGAAAGAAACGAACATGAGGGTTTTGGTCGGTAAATGACATAACGACGAGCTACCTACAGTAATAATTTATGAGATAGTGCACTACACATAAAATATACATAACGTCGGCTTGTTGACATATTTACAGTCGCCGATATCACGTCAATTAGTCCCTGACATTCACTGCTGTTGAAGGTCAAATTCGGGGACGCGATTATCTTCTCGGAAACGAGAATATACAGTAAGAAGCACTGTGCGACTACGTATTCTATCTGCAATGGCTGCCGATTGTAAATCTGTGTGTActcgtgcaacccgttctcgcaaattcgtaaagtcaatattgacttat
Coding sequences within:
- the LOC138367849 gene encoding mRNA decay activator protein ZFP36L3-like, giving the protein MAGGDAISDIDSMAGGEAMSVGVAVSMDDIMAGGNARADDDAMAGGEAMVGSEAMVGGETMAGSEAMAGGDELAGDDDMADVDDMAGGDAMAGGDTMAGGDAMAGGDAMAGGDAMAGGDAMADGDDMAGGDAMAGGDAMAGGDAMAGGDAMAGGDEIDGVCNIL